GTACGCGAGGCCGACGACGAGGCCGAGTAGACTCGATACGAGTGCGCCCACGCCAGTCGCCTTCGCCGAGTAAAGTCCGTAGAGCAGCGGGATGAACGTCGCGGCGGCGAGCAGGTCGGCGACGAGGAAGATAGTCAGGACGCTGTAGCCCTGCGCGCCGACGAAGATTGCGGCGAGCGCGACGACGACGGTGAGCGCACGCGCCGCTTTGGTGAGCGTAGACCGGTCGGGGTCGTCCATGATGAGCGGCAGGTCGGCAGTGACGATGCTCGCGATGGCGTTGAACAGCGTGTCTGCGGTGCTCATCACGAGCAGGATGGCGAGGATGACGACGACGAGCGTCACCCACTCGGGGAACGCGGCGTCCAGCACGAGGAAAAAGGAGATGTCCGCGTTGTAGCCCGCGCCGAACTCCGTGGTGACGAGGCCGAGGCCTGAAGCGGCGAGACCGAACAACCCGGCGAGGAACACCATCGGAATCACGGTAATCGCGGCGATGGTGAACGACCGGGCGAGCGTGCGCTCGTCTTTCGCGGCGTAGATGCGCTGCCACCACGCCTGATTCAGCATTTCCGCTGCGAGTACGGCGACAGCGATGTACGCGCCGAATTCGAGGCCCGGCAGGAAGCCGGGGTCGAGCAGACTCGGGTTCGTGTCCGCGACGGTCTGGTAGATTTCGCCCGTCCCGCCGAGGGCGAGCAGTGCCCCGGCGAAGCCGATGGCGAGGATGGGCAGGATGACGAGCGTCTGGACGGTGTCCGTGAAGATGCTCGCCTTCAGGCCGCCGTAGCCGGTGTACGCGAGGACGAACAGGCCAACGAGCGCCGCCGTCTGCCACGTCGGTACTCCGGCGACGAGCGAGAGCGCGCCGGCGATGCCGGTCATCTCCGCGGCGAGGAAGATGAACATGTACGTGATGCTCACGATGAGGACGTAGGCGTACATCGCGCCACCGTAGCGCGCGAGGGTGTACTCGGTGATGGAGTGGCCCTCGGGGATGAGTTCGCGGATGCGCGGCCCGATGACGATGAAGGCGAACAGCGGAAGGGCGCTGCCGATGGCGTAGCCGAGCACGGCCGTCAGTCCGCCGAAGGCCGCCCCTGCCTCGGCCGGACTGAAGAGAATCCACGCGCCCATCCCGGAGGCGATGAGCGTCGCGGTGGTCATTCCACTGCCCGTCGAGTTGCGGGCAGTGATGAAGTCTTCCACCGAATTAATGCGGCCGCGAGCGTACCACGTGCCGAGCGCGGCAAAGACGAACAGCGTGAGGACGGTGAGGCCGAGAGCGAGGCCCGCACTTACCATCGTCTCACCTCAGTGCGATTAGTCATACACCTCTCTCTGACAGGGGCGCAATTAAACGTTGGTAATACCACTCAATTATACCTGGTCGTAGGCGGCGTCGAAGAAATCGACTTCGAGGTCGACAGTCCGGGTGAACAGGCGACGAACGCGCTCCTTGCGCCGAGGCGAGAGCGTTCGTCCACACTCGTCGACCTGTGTTCGAAGCCACTCGACGAACGCCGTGAATTCGGGCGTCGCGTGCATCGAAATCCACTCGTCGTGGTAGAATCGTTTCGGGGTCGCGTCCGCGTGGGCAGTGGCCCAGGTGAGATACACCCACTCGGCAGGCAACAACACGGCGAGCGATTCTGCGTACCCGCCTTGATGGGTCGCCCGGACGAACAAGTCTTCGAGAGACTGCGTGACCGGCAGCAGTTTCGGATTGGTCCACTCTTCCTCCGGGACTGCGAGCGCGTCGAACGACCGCTCGAAGTAGTCGTTCTCCTCACCTGTGAGCGTGGCGAGAAACGACGTGAGCCGACGTTTTTCGGCCATCGTCGTGGCGTCTGCGATGGCACTCCCGACGAGTCCGGCGAGCGCTTCCACGAACGCGAAATCCTGCACCAGATATCGGCGAAACACGTCGTTCGGAAGCGTTCAGTCTGCCAGTTCTCGGGTGAACCGATGCTCCGTGGCCGCGGTCCACGCGGGCTCAGACTGACTCCGAAGGGAGGCAGAAAACCGTGGCTGGTCGCTCACACAGACCACTGCTCCTCGCGCCACGCTGCGTCCCAGAAGCGGTACTCGTAGCGAAACGAGGTGAGAAAGCGGTCGGTGAACTGCTCGCGGTCTGCCGGACTGGCCCGACCGGCCACCTCGTCAAGCAGGTCGAGACACCATTCGGTGAGTTCGGTGAACTCCTCACTCGCGTACATCTCGATCCACGCGGCGTACTGCTCGTGGTCTGGTTTCCCGCGCACGTCGAGGTGTCTGCCGGTCTGATTGAACCCCCACATACACGGCAAGAGTGCGGCGACGAGGTTACCGAAGGACTCGGTTGCGGCCGTCCGGACGAGGAAATCGGTGTACGCCTGCGTGGTCGGCGAGGGTTTCGTTCGTTCCAGGTCGGCTTCGCTGATTCCGAATTCGGCGGCGTACTCGCGGTGGAGGTCCATCTCGGTGTTGACGGTCTCTTCGAGAAGCGTTGCGAAGGTTCCCATCTCGTCGAGCGACGGGGCATTTGCGGCTCCGAGCGCGAACACGCGACT
This sequence is a window from Haladaptatus sp. QDMS2. Protein-coding genes within it:
- a CDS encoding sodium:proline symporter; its protein translation is MVSAGLALGLTVLTLFVFAALGTWYARGRINSVEDFITARNSTGSGMTTATLIASGMGAWILFSPAEAGAAFGGLTAVLGYAIGSALPLFAFIVIGPRIRELIPEGHSITEYTLARYGGAMYAYVLIVSITYMFIFLAAEMTGIAGALSLVAGVPTWQTAALVGLFVLAYTGYGGLKASIFTDTVQTLVILPILAIGFAGALLALGGTGEIYQTVADTNPSLLDPGFLPGLEFGAYIAVAVLAAEMLNQAWWQRIYAAKDERTLARSFTIAAITVIPMVFLAGLFGLAASGLGLVTTEFGAGYNADISFFLVLDAAFPEWVTLVVVILAILLVMSTADTLFNAIASIVTADLPLIMDDPDRSTLTKAARALTVVVALAAIFVGAQGYSVLTIFLVADLLAAATFIPLLYGLYSAKATGVGALVSSLLGLVVGLAYFPTLRAPLALLPVVGDQLPTASFFNSFVGAAVVSGVAILVLSQVTPGRFDLGQLSREVRQIDDLRTDGGEER
- a CDS encoding TenA family protein — translated: MQDFAFVEALAGLVGSAIADATTMAEKRRLTSFLATLTGEENDYFERSFDALAVPEEEWTNPKLLPVTQSLEDLFVRATHQGGYAESLAVLLPAEWVYLTWATAHADATPKRFYHDEWISMHATPEFTAFVEWLRTQVDECGRTLSPRRKERVRRLFTRTVDLEVDFFDAAYDQV
- the tenA gene encoding thiaminase II, whose translation is MSFAESLCEEGRPILEAILDHPMVVELGEGTLSTDPFEYWVKQDYVYLVDYSRVFALGAANAPSLDEMGTFATLLEETVNTEMDLHREYAAEFGISEADLERTKPSPTTQAYTDFLVRTAATESFGNLVAALLPCMWGFNQTGRHLDVRGKPDHEQYAAWIEMYASEEFTELTEWCLDLLDEVAGRASPADREQFTDRFLTSFRYEYRFWDAAWREEQWSV